TGAATAATTTTGCTGAACTATCCATAGAATTAGCTCAGGAGCTAGAAGAAGAAATTGAAAATCAAAAAGACTCTTTAGACTCTACGAGCCAAAAATATATAGAAGAAATTTTAAATGATATTAAACAAAATGCCCAAAAAATATATGAGCATGGCAAAAGGTCAGATAATATTGTAAGTGGAATGCTCATGCACTCACGGGGGCAAACTGGTGAGCGTCAACTAGTAGAAATTAACGTTTTGTTGGCAGAGGCTATCGACTTAGCCTATCATGGAATGCGTACCAAGGATGCGGCTTTCAAGATAGTTATCAAAACAGACTATGATCATAGTCTTGGTCAAATAAATGTCGTACCCGAAAATATTAGTCGAGCTTTAATAAATATTATTAATAACGCTTGCTACGCAGCACATCAAAAGAAAATGTGTTTGCAAGAAAAGTCCGAGTCTATTGCTGAGGAATTTTCACCTACGCTCTTAGTGACTACAAAAGATTTAGGTGAGGAAGTACAAATTTGCATTCATGATAATGGTAAAGGTATTTCGCCAGAGATAATAGATAAAATTTTTAATCCTTTTTTTACTACGAAGCCTACTGGTGAAGGCACAGGTTTAGGACTATCTATAACTCATGATATTATTGTCCAGCAGCATCAGGGAAAAATTAAAGTCAATACTAAAGTAAATATTTATACTGAATTTATTCTCACTTTGCCTAAGACGATTGCTGAAAAGAGATAACCTGAAAACTGAAAGAGTATTTGTAGAGATGATCTTGATGAATTCTCAGGTGATCGCTTATCAACTACAAACATAATCAAACTTTCTTTTATAGACTTTACAATATTACATTTTCCTAAACAAATTTTAGTAATAAAAAATTTCGTAGCTGTAATACCAATTCACTAAAATAATGAAACAGATGTAACCCCTTAAACCCTTGTAAAATCAAGCTTTCTCAATTGCGTTAGCGGAGCGGGGCGTTAGCCCATTGCGCCCTTCTCTACGTTCGCGAAGAGCGTGTCGTAGACAGAGGCTGTGCCAACGGTAGCGGGGCGTTAGCCCATTGCGAATTAGTATAAGACGTTACCTTGATTAATATTAGCCTCATTTTTGCATCACATACTCTAGTTTTAACGATAATATTCTATAGGCACTGTATTTTAGAATCTTTCAAAAGTACATATTTTATCTAATTTGTCAAATAAAATTTTATTAAATGAAGATCATGGTTGTAGATGACGAACAAGATGTCCAATTCTTGTTTAAACAAAAATTTAGAAAAGAACTTAAAGAAAATCAAATTAAATTATATTTTGCTTTTTCAGCAGAAGAAGCACTGGAATATTTACAAAGTAAGCTAACTAATTGTCTAAACCTAATTGTTACAGATATTAATATGCGGGGAATGAATGGTTTAGAAATGCTCAAGCTAATTAAAGAAAAATATCCAGCTTTAAAAGTA
Above is a window of Nostoc sp. MS1 DNA encoding:
- a CDS encoding response regulator; this translates as MKIMVVDDEQDVQFLFKQKFRKELKENQIKLYFAFSAEEALEYLQSKLTNCLNLIVTDINMRGMNGLEMLKLIKEKYPALKVFVITAYDDEDNYLTAKQYGADGYITKPIEFTQLKQKILNL